A stretch of Mya arenaria isolate MELC-2E11 chromosome 14, ASM2691426v1 DNA encodes these proteins:
- the LOC128218344 gene encoding uncharacterized protein LOC128218344 produces the protein MIGYITALYALAAATLVAAGQNELVQCTPGEYKIIGKADCTGYYLCVFGNPVEMPPCPSGSVFSSSSNVCVPKGSIYDDCKKTTDGSGSHITESPDQGHLSPVERCNRDGNGVFHHPTECQAFYNCSVRYTPIPRFFEQHLVECPYPQLFNKETKQCDHFENVKCGTRTEFKDGCQYKSNMCGGSHCIPCSVRLPSCEGKRDGINVHPVKLWTPFYVVCYKERTVKEDRCKVDENGRTQLFHPEKNECVSLDMIPREHGGMMPECGTKVDGFYLDDFGRCDRYVHCQGGKYIGTIKCAVGEAFDDTKGGCVPEEKACGPCGKLDHC, from the exons ATGATTGGATATATCACAGCGTTGTATGCTTTGGCCGCCGCAACATTAGTCGCTGCTGGCCAAAACGAACTCGTGCAATGCACTCCGGGTGAATATAAGATCATCGGAAAGGCCGACTGTACCGGCTACTACTTGTGTGTGTTCGGGAATCCCGTTGAGATGCCACCTTGTCCTTCTGGCTCTGTGTTCAGCTCCAGCTCTAACGTTTGTGTTCCTAAAGGTTCTATTTACGATGACTGCAAGAAAACAACCGATGGAAGCGGCAGCCACATAACCGAATCGCCAGATCAAG GGCACCTTAGTCCAGTGGAACGATGTAACAGGGACGGTAATGGCGTGTTCCACCACCCAACCGAATGCCAAGCCTTTTACAACTGTAGTGTCCGTTACACACCGATACCCCGATTCTTTGAACAACACCTTGTTGAATGTCCCTACCCTCAGCTGTTCAACAAAGAGACCAAACAATGTGACCATTTTGAGAATGTCAAATGTGGAACCAGGACGGAATTCAAGGATGGGT GTCAATACAAAAGCAATATGTGCGGCGGTTCCCATTGTATTCCTTGTAGCGTCCGCCTACCAAGCTGTGAAGGTAAACGTGACGGAATTAACGTCCACCCAGTCAAACTATGGACCCCATTCTACGTCGTTTGTTACAAGGAGCGCACAGTCAAGGAAGACCGATGCAAAGTTGACGAAAACGGCCGAACACAGTTGTTCCATCCGGAAAAGAACGAATGCGTTTCATTGGATATGATTCCTCGAGAACACGGCGGGATGATGCCCGAGTGCGGTACGAAAGTAGACGGATTTTATCTGGACGATTTCGGACGATGTGATCGTTACGTTCATTGTCAGGGAGGGAAATACATTGGCACGATTAAATGTGCTGTTGGAGAAGCGTTCGATGATACGAAAGGCGGATGCGTTCCGGAAGAAAAAGCATGTGGACCCTGTGGGAAACTCGACCATTG CTAA